Proteins co-encoded in one Aerococcaceae bacterium DSM 111021 genomic window:
- a CDS encoding aminoacyl-tRNA hydrolase, whose protein sequence is MKLIIGLGNPGSKYKGSRHNIGFDVIDEILRRNQLQMTEQKFRSDFTIWHRNGEKVLLMKPFTYMNLSGEALLPTMSYYGVDIDDILVIHDDLDLEPGRVRLRKKGSSGGQNGVKSIIDMLGTNEFNRAKIGIGRPKGGWKVVDHVLARFTAEDRIAVDEAVDHCVDAIEAWLDGKEFLNVMSEYNK, encoded by the coding sequence GTGAAGTTAATTATAGGTTTGGGAAATCCTGGAAGTAAGTATAAAGGTAGTCGTCACAATATCGGTTTTGACGTTATTGATGAGATACTAAGACGCAATCAATTACAAATGACTGAGCAAAAGTTTAGATCAGACTTTACAATTTGGCATAGAAACGGCGAAAAAGTTTTATTAATGAAACCTTTCACATACATGAACCTTTCTGGTGAAGCTCTACTACCAACCATGAGTTACTACGGTGTTGATATTGATGATATTTTAGTAATTCATGATGATTTAGATTTGGAACCAGGCCGTGTGCGTCTTCGTAAAAAAGGAAGTTCAGGCGGACAAAACGGAGTGAAAAGCATTATCGATATGCTTGGAACGAATGAATTTAATCGTGCTAAAATCGGAATCGGACGACCTAAAGGTGGTTGGAAAGTAGTTGATCATGTATTGGCGAGATTTACTGCAGAAGATCGTATTGCAGTCGATGAAGCAGTCGACCATTGTGTAGATGCTATCGAAGCTTGGCTTGATGGCAAGGAATTCTTGAACGTTATGAGTGAATATAATAAGTAA
- the rsmA gene encoding 16S rRNA (adenine(1518)-N(6)/adenine(1519)-N(6))-dimethyltransferase RsmA, producing the protein METSKRLIATPTRTAEIMKRYDIKMKKSLGQNFLIEPSILDKMIQSAGITENTTVIEIGPGIGALTEFLALSAKEVIAFEIDPRFVRILSDTLSEYENVNVVHEDILKVNFKDEAFAHLKDVEDLVVVANLPYYITTPIIMHLLDSNLPFNRLAMMMQKEVAERMTAEVGTKAYNSLTIAIQNKMEAKISFIVSKSVFVPKPNVDSAVLMLNRRDEPLVEVNQPENFEKFIQIAFTQRRKTLWNNVRNYYQNGEADQIALAEGFERVGIDPKRRAETLTVYEFEALYNELNKI; encoded by the coding sequence ATGGAAACATCTAAACGATTAATCGCAACACCAACAAGAACCGCGGAAATTATGAAACGTTACGATATAAAAATGAAAAAAAGCTTAGGTCAAAACTTTTTGATTGAACCATCTATTTTAGACAAGATGATTCAATCAGCAGGTATTACTGAGAATACAACTGTCATCGAAATTGGCCCAGGTATAGGTGCATTGACTGAGTTCTTAGCATTATCAGCTAAAGAAGTTATTGCCTTTGAAATCGATCCGCGTTTTGTGAGGATTCTATCGGATACACTATCAGAATATGAGAACGTAAATGTCGTTCATGAGGATATTTTAAAAGTGAACTTTAAAGATGAAGCATTTGCTCATTTAAAGGACGTTGAAGACTTGGTCGTAGTAGCAAACTTACCGTATTACATCACGACACCGATTATTATGCACTTATTGGATAGTAATTTACCTTTTAACCGCTTAGCTATGATGATGCAAAAAGAAGTAGCGGAACGAATGACGGCAGAAGTTGGAACGAAAGCATATAATTCATTAACGATAGCAATTCAAAATAAGATGGAAGCTAAAATTTCATTTATTGTCTCAAAAAGCGTTTTTGTACCCAAACCGAATGTCGACTCCGCAGTTCTTATGTTGAACCGTAGAGATGAGCCTTTAGTTGAAGTAAATCAACCAGAAAATTTTGAGAAATTCATTCAAATCGCTTTTACTCAACGTCGTAAAACTTTATGGAATAATGTTCGAAACTATTATCAAAATGGTGAAGCAGATCAAATTGCATTAGCTGAAGGCTTTGAACGAGTTGGTATCGATCCAAAACGTCGAGCTGAGACATTAACTGTCTATGAATTTGAAGCATTATATAATGAATTAAATAAAATTTAA
- a CDS encoding TatD family hydrolase: protein MKLFDTHTHLNADQFEGIEAEIIQQAKNNDVEYMAVVGFDEKTIDKSLLLSQQNDHIISVIGWHPTEASRYSQAIEKRLEEKLTEPKVQMLGEIGLDYYWPDSTKEDQHRVFRRLIAMAKEHNLPITIHNRDATDDVYKILKEEGIPKAGGIMHSYGESKEEVYKFLDLGMHISFSGVLTFKKTVSVREAAKIVPNNRLLIETDAPYLAPVPKRGKRNEPAYVRYVAEVLAQVKEVPLDEIATLTTNNAFELFKWHPEA from the coding sequence TTGAAATTATTTGATACCCATACGCATTTAAATGCTGATCAATTTGAAGGAATCGAAGCTGAGATCATCCAACAAGCAAAAAATAATGACGTAGAGTATATGGCAGTAGTAGGATTTGATGAAAAGACAATTGACAAGAGCTTATTGTTAAGTCAACAAAATGATCATATCATTAGTGTTATTGGTTGGCATCCTACTGAAGCCTCGCGTTATAGTCAAGCAATAGAAAAACGATTAGAAGAAAAGCTAACTGAACCTAAAGTTCAGATGTTAGGCGAGATTGGGCTAGATTACTATTGGCCAGACTCAACAAAGGAAGACCAACACCGAGTATTCAGGCGTTTAATCGCAATGGCTAAGGAGCATAATTTGCCAATTACAATCCATAACCGAGATGCAACAGATGATGTTTATAAAATTTTAAAAGAAGAAGGTATTCCAAAAGCAGGCGGAATTATGCATTCTTATGGCGAATCGAAAGAAGAAGTATATAAATTCTTAGACTTAGGTATGCACATTAGTTTCAGTGGCGTTCTCACATTCAAAAAAACGGTATCAGTCCGAGAGGCAGCCAAAATTGTACCAAATAACCGTCTTTTAATCGAAACAGATGCGCCTTACTTAGCACCTGTACCTAAACGAGGTAAGCGTAATGAACCGGCTTATGTTCGGTATGTTGCTGAAGTACTAGCACAGGTTAAGGAAGTTCCTTTAGATGAGATAGCAACACTGACAACCAATAATGCATTTGAATTATTCAAATGGCATCCTGAGGCTTAG
- a CDS encoding RNA-binding S4 domain-containing protein: MRLDKFLKVSRLIKRRTVAKEVADQGRITINGNVAKSSSAVSVGDELSVRFGNRIMTVEVNELQESTKKEDAQNMYKIISEERLEQSY; this comes from the coding sequence ATGCGTTTAGATAAGTTTTTGAAAGTGTCTCGTTTAATTAAGCGAAGAACTGTCGCGAAAGAAGTCGCAGACCAAGGTCGAATTACAATCAATGGCAATGTAGCTAAGTCAAGTTCAGCTGTTTCAGTTGGAGATGAATTAAGCGTTCGATTCGGTAATCGTATCATGACTGTTGAAGTAAATGAGTTACAAGAATCAACGAAAAAAGAAGATGCTCAAAACATGTATAAAATCATTTCAGAAGAACGTCTAGAACAGTCTTATTAA
- the rnmV gene encoding ribonuclease M5: MQYKGQANPPHEVIVVEGRDDTKRLIETFGNTVKTIETNGSAINQDTLEQIKTAHEKLGVIVLTDPDFQGKRIRRIIEQALPSVKHAYIKPEEANAFKKGKSLGVEHATNDSIINALEAVMTPNTTEMDYIHKADLMQLKLIGHPEAKNRRDYISQHYRLGHINGKQLQKKLAMYQINYEELKKQLKEGEQNGNI; this comes from the coding sequence ATGCAATATAAAGGACAAGCAAATCCACCGCATGAAGTTATTGTTGTTGAAGGACGTGATGATACTAAAAGACTGATTGAAACATTTGGCAATACGGTTAAGACAATTGAGACAAATGGTTCAGCAATCAATCAAGATACACTAGAGCAAATAAAAACTGCCCATGAAAAATTGGGAGTGATTGTTTTAACAGACCCTGACTTTCAAGGCAAACGTATACGCCGAATTATCGAACAAGCACTCCCAAGTGTCAAACACGCTTATATAAAGCCGGAGGAAGCGAATGCTTTTAAGAAGGGTAAGAGTCTAGGAGTCGAACATGCAACAAATGACAGCATTATAAATGCTCTAGAAGCAGTTATGACACCGAATACGACGGAGATGGATTATATACATAAAGCTGACTTGATGCAGCTCAAGTTAATTGGTCATCCAGAAGCCAAAAATCGTCGAGATTATATCTCTCAACATTACCGCTTAGGTCACATTAATGGTAAGCAATTGCAAAAAAAATTAGCTATGTATCAAATTAATTATGAAGAATTAAAAAAACAATTGAAGGAAGGTGAACAAAATGGAAACATCTAA
- the mfd gene encoding transcription-repair coupling factor — protein MTTMYNQPFKQIINHINNSTDKDPKLITGLDDSARSVFIAQQYINHPKQYLVIEPRSKQQNELYEDLASLLPDVPVLLFPNEESLAVTYSISSMDNTAERVKTLNALMSGEPCIVVASSGALRMRLTPIERWKEAVFMMEVGMEFERDQLERLFNQYGYRREGMVQSPGEYSIRGSIVDFYPLNASQPIRLDFFDTELDSIRLFNPDTQESMENLEQTEFYPAQDVLFTPTDQRSILPKLKKHLEKHLNRMEDEELKLQLKSVQTEQYTLLEQGEPLKYSNAYLSLWDEEGTSLVDYLKSDAQLIIMEMGRIQQNEFHAIEQDQFWIEQEITKGQLLPGISIQLDAYEEIRQASNKKLTQYFSLMQGGLANIRFSDVFTYQYRSMNQFFHQMPLIKGEMDQWLKQGMMIQVTVSTDKDATKALNLFEENNISPTIIQEGNIPQEGAVNIVITPLAKGFELPNEKWVVVTELELFNQLRRKKATPQGLSNSERIKSYNELNVGDYVVHLSHGIGRYVGIETMDISGVHKDLVAIEYEDNARVLLPVENINQLQKYVASESKTPRLNKLGGTEWKKTVKKVQSKVEDIADELITLYAQREQQKGYTFSPDTDEQKEFENAFPYVETDDQLRSAQEIKKDMEKIRPMDRLLVGDVGYGKTEVAIRAIFKAVMDGKQVALLVPTTILAQQHYNSIKERFSDWPFEIGMLSRFVSKAEQTKNIKKIKSGELSIIIGTHRLLSKDIEFNDLGLLIVDEEQRFGVKHKERLKQLKADVDVLTLTATPIPRTLHMSMIGVRDLSLIETPPQNRFPVQTYVMELNAGVVKTGIERELARGGQVFYLHNRVATIHQKAEEISTLVPDARVAVAHGQLSEVELERVLVDFIGGEYDVLVTTTIIETGVDIPNANTLFVENADHMGLSTLYQLRGRVGRTHRLAYAYLMYEPFKQLNEISEKRLNAIREFTELGSGFKIAMRDLSIRGAGDLLGKQQSGFIDSVGYDLYTQMLKDAVDSRQGNGVKSSTQSDTFEWQINIDAYIPGEYIDDDIQKIGVYKSIQNISSEEEYRSLQDELIDRFGEFPDEVSDLLDIALIKHYSIEAGIISFKRKRQEIIATFNEQATKHLQGANIFEALQNIPLQAKVQINTNKLEVSLNAYNKANDQWLAALIHFTRDTANVLSQATQEV, from the coding sequence ATGACAACTATGTATAATCAACCATTTAAACAAATCATCAACCATATAAACAATTCAACGGATAAGGATCCAAAACTGATTACAGGTTTGGATGACAGTGCGCGTTCAGTATTCATTGCTCAACAATATATCAACCATCCAAAACAATATTTGGTGATTGAACCGAGAAGTAAGCAACAAAATGAACTTTATGAAGATTTAGCTAGTTTATTACCAGATGTTCCTGTCTTGCTATTTCCCAACGAAGAATCACTTGCTGTAACATATTCAATATCTTCAATGGATAATACTGCTGAACGAGTTAAAACATTGAATGCCTTAATGAGTGGTGAACCATGTATTGTTGTGGCTTCATCAGGTGCTTTACGTATGAGACTTACACCAATTGAAAGGTGGAAAGAAGCTGTCTTTATGATGGAAGTTGGTATGGAATTTGAACGGGATCAACTCGAACGACTGTTCAATCAATATGGTTATCGACGAGAAGGAATGGTTCAATCTCCTGGAGAATATAGTATTCGAGGAAGTATCGTTGATTTCTATCCACTCAATGCATCACAACCAATTCGACTTGATTTTTTTGATACAGAATTAGATTCAATTCGATTATTTAACCCTGATACTCAAGAGTCGATGGAGAATCTTGAGCAGACGGAGTTCTATCCGGCACAAGATGTATTATTTACACCAACTGATCAACGATCAATCTTACCTAAACTAAAAAAACACTTAGAAAAACATCTGAATAGGATGGAAGATGAAGAGTTAAAGCTGCAATTGAAGTCAGTTCAAACTGAACAATATACCTTATTAGAGCAAGGCGAACCATTAAAATATAGCAACGCTTACTTAAGCTTGTGGGACGAAGAAGGCACTTCTTTAGTAGATTACTTGAAGAGTGATGCTCAGCTGATTATTATGGAGATGGGACGAATTCAACAAAATGAATTTCATGCCATAGAACAAGACCAATTTTGGATTGAACAAGAAATAACTAAAGGCCAACTTTTACCTGGTATTTCTATTCAATTAGATGCGTACGAAGAAATTAGACAAGCAAGCAATAAAAAGTTAACGCAATACTTTTCATTGATGCAAGGTGGTTTAGCTAATATTCGATTTTCAGATGTATTCACTTATCAATACCGAAGTATGAATCAGTTCTTTCATCAGATGCCGTTAATTAAAGGTGAGATGGATCAATGGTTGAAGCAAGGTATGATGATTCAAGTGACAGTTTCAACTGATAAAGATGCAACGAAAGCGTTAAATTTATTTGAAGAGAATAATATCTCCCCAACTATTATTCAAGAAGGAAATATACCTCAAGAAGGTGCAGTTAATATTGTAATAACACCTTTAGCAAAAGGGTTTGAACTACCTAATGAAAAATGGGTAGTAGTAACAGAGTTAGAGTTATTCAATCAATTAAGACGAAAGAAAGCAACACCACAAGGCTTATCAAACTCTGAACGTATTAAAAGCTATAATGAGTTAAACGTTGGAGATTATGTTGTTCATCTAAGTCACGGAATCGGACGTTACGTCGGTATCGAAACGATGGACATTAGTGGTGTCCATAAAGACTTAGTAGCGATTGAGTATGAAGATAATGCCCGTGTTTTGCTTCCAGTTGAAAATATAAATCAACTACAAAAATACGTTGCGTCAGAGTCTAAAACACCAAGACTGAATAAATTAGGTGGAACGGAATGGAAGAAGACCGTTAAAAAAGTCCAGTCTAAAGTAGAAGATATTGCGGATGAATTAATTACATTATATGCTCAACGTGAACAACAAAAAGGGTACACATTTAGCCCAGATACAGATGAGCAAAAAGAATTTGAAAATGCCTTTCCATATGTAGAAACAGATGATCAATTACGGAGTGCGCAAGAAATTAAAAAGGATATGGAAAAGATTCGACCGATGGATCGTTTGCTTGTAGGGGATGTAGGTTACGGTAAGACCGAAGTAGCGATTAGAGCGATATTTAAAGCTGTTATGGACGGTAAACAAGTAGCTCTTTTAGTTCCTACAACCATTCTGGCACAACAACACTACAATTCAATTAAAGAGCGATTTAGTGATTGGCCATTCGAGATAGGTATGTTAAGTCGTTTCGTTTCAAAAGCTGAACAAACGAAAAACATTAAAAAAATTAAATCTGGCGAGCTCTCAATTATTATTGGGACTCACCGCTTACTCTCGAAAGATATTGAATTTAATGATTTAGGTCTCTTGATTGTCGATGAAGAGCAACGTTTTGGTGTGAAGCATAAAGAACGTTTAAAACAACTTAAAGCAGACGTGGATGTATTGACGTTAACGGCCACACCAATTCCAAGAACACTACATATGTCGATGATTGGTGTCCGAGATCTATCACTAATCGAAACACCGCCTCAGAACAGATTCCCAGTACAAACTTATGTGATGGAACTCAATGCAGGTGTTGTTAAGACAGGTATTGAACGGGAACTAGCTCGTGGTGGTCAAGTGTTTTACTTGCATAATCGAGTAGCAACTATTCATCAAAAAGCAGAAGAGATATCAACGCTTGTACCAGATGCAAGAGTTGCCGTCGCGCATGGGCAATTATCTGAAGTTGAATTAGAACGTGTCCTCGTTGATTTTATTGGTGGGGAATATGATGTTTTAGTTACAACCACGATTATTGAAACGGGTGTAGATATACCAAATGCGAATACATTATTTGTCGAAAATGCAGACCATATGGGGCTCTCGACCCTGTATCAGTTAAGAGGACGTGTTGGACGTACTCACCGTTTAGCCTATGCCTACCTCATGTATGAGCCGTTTAAGCAGCTAAATGAGATTAGTGAGAAGCGTTTGAATGCCATTCGTGAATTTACTGAATTAGGATCTGGGTTTAAGATAGCGATGCGAGACTTATCTATTCGTGGTGCTGGAGACTTACTAGGTAAGCAACAATCTGGATTTATTGACTCAGTAGGGTATGATTTATATACCCAGATGTTGAAAGATGCGGTTGATTCACGCCAAGGTAATGGCGTGAAATCAAGTACTCAATCTGACACATTTGAATGGCAGATTAATATTGATGCCTATATTCCTGGTGAATATATTGATGATGATATTCAAAAAATTGGTGTCTATAAATCCATTCAAAACATTAGCTCTGAAGAAGAGTATCGAAGCTTACAAGATGAATTGATTGACCGATTTGGAGAGTTTCCAGACGAAGTATCAGATTTATTAGATATTGCCTTAATCAAACATTATAGTATTGAAGCCGGAATTATATCATTTAAACGTAAGCGTCAAGAGATTATTGCTACGTTTAATGAACAAGCTACAAAGCATTTACAAGGTGCAAATATATTTGAAGCTTTACAAAATATACCATTACAAGCGAAGGTTCAAATTAATACGAATAAATTAGAAGTGAGCTTAAACGCTTATAATAAAGCCAATGATCAGTGGTTAGCTGCGTTGATTCATTTCACCAGAGATACTGCTAATGTATTGAGCCAAGCAACACAGGAGGTGTAG
- a CDS encoding Veg family protein, translating into MPNELSEIKTYLEDRVGEEISVTVQMGRKKKKERKGVLKETYRSVFVVDLNQDENDFDRISYSYRDVLTNTIELEFK; encoded by the coding sequence ATGCCAAATGAATTATCAGAGATAAAGACTTATTTGGAAGATCGTGTCGGCGAAGAGATCAGTGTAACTGTTCAGATGGGTCGTAAGAAGAAAAAGGAACGTAAAGGTGTCCTTAAAGAAACTTACCGCTCAGTCTTTGTAGTAGATTTAAATCAGGATGAAAATGATTTTGATCGCATTAGTTATAGCTACCGTGATGTATTAACGAATACAATTGAATTAGAATTCAAGTAG
- a CDS encoding L-lactate dehydrogenase has product MTDTLDKIILIGDGAVGSSFAFSLTLQGVGRELGIIDIDVDKTVGDAMDLSSALAYHSTKNIYSANYSDCHDADIVVITAGAAQKPGETRLDLVHKNLKIFKSIVEEVVASGFNGIFLVATNPVDILTYATWKFSGFPKERVIGSGTSLDTARFRQEIASLVDVDARNVHGYILGEHGDTEFPVWSHANIGGLQIYEWIKDNPGTNEEELANVFFKVRDAAYEIIKRKGATYYGIAASLTAICRAILDNTHSIFPVSAYLDGEYNQNDVFIGVPAVIGRKGIISTVEIPLNELEQSRMQHSADTLRGIIEDGFKSLDAE; this is encoded by the coding sequence ATGACAGACACATTAGATAAAATTATATTAATTGGTGACGGAGCTGTAGGGTCAAGTTTTGCATTCTCACTTACACTACAAGGTGTAGGACGTGAGTTAGGTATTATTGATATAGATGTAGATAAAACAGTTGGAGATGCGATGGATCTATCCAGTGCCTTAGCATACCATTCTACTAAGAACATCTACTCTGCAAATTATTCAGATTGTCATGACGCAGATATAGTTGTCATTACTGCAGGAGCAGCACAAAAGCCTGGCGAAACACGTTTAGATTTAGTACATAAAAACTTAAAAATCTTTAAATCAATTGTCGAAGAAGTTGTTGCTTCTGGATTTAATGGCATATTCTTAGTTGCCACAAACCCAGTCGATATCTTAACTTATGCGACTTGGAAATTTAGTGGCTTCCCGAAAGAACGAGTTATTGGTTCAGGAACTTCTTTAGATACTGCTCGGTTCCGTCAAGAAATTGCTTCACTAGTTGATGTCGATGCTCGTAATGTTCATGGATATATTCTTGGTGAACATGGCGACACCGAATTCCCAGTTTGGTCACATGCTAACATCGGTGGTTTACAAATCTACGAATGGATTAAAGACAATCCAGGAACTAACGAAGAAGAATTAGCTAATGTATTCTTTAAAGTCCGAGATGCAGCCTATGAAATTATCAAACGAAAAGGAGCAACATACTACGGTATTGCTGCATCGCTCACAGCAATCTGTCGAGCTATTCTTGATAATACTCATTCTATCTTCCCTGTGTCTGCCTATCTTGACGGAGAATACAATCAAAATGATGTATTTATCGGTGTTCCTGCTGTCATTGGCCGCAAAGGTATTATATCAACCGTTGAAATTCCTTTAAACGAATTAGAACAAAGTCGTATGCAACATTCAGCTGATACATTACGTGGTATCATTGAGGACGGTTTTAAAAGCCTAGATGCAGAATAA
- the metG gene encoding methionine--tRNA ligase, with product MTEQTKPTYYITTPIYYPSGKLHIGNAYSTLACDAMARYKRLMDFDVFFLTGTDEHGQKIEAKADELGIEPQTYVDNMAESIKALWKSLEITNDAFIRTTDDYHEKATQAIFERLLEQGDIYLGEYSGWYSVSDEEYFTESQLTEVYRDEKGNMTGGVAPSGHEVELVKEESYFFKLSNYAERLEAYYDAHPEFLQPAFRKTEMVNNFIKPGLEDLAVSRTSFTWGVPVKSDPKHVIYVWIDALSNYITALGYGSEDNSKFNHYWPADVHVIGKDISRFHMIYWPVLLMALDIPLPKKVFAHGWLLMKDGKMSKSKGNVIYPDILIDRYGLDATRFYLLREMTQGNDTVFTPEDFVNHINFELANDLGNLLNRTIAMMNKYFDGEIPTDLKGFENTNFDSSMEAFIEKEIADYHESMDNLAFNSALNNVMTVVSRTNKYIDETMPWTLAKEEATRAQLASVMYHLADSLRVVAHLLRPFMPNSPAQIFEQLGMPTENDRLLTKLALNQVPDNTTVIKKGVPIFPRLDTEEEIEFIQEAMGGKSSNESTGKVDDADWDPESVELVHEETESVEFPDFIKTEMKVAEVIDVAQVDGSNKLLRFRLDAGDKGHRQILSGIAKYYPDHESLIGKKVIVVANLKPRKMMGYISQGMILSAESNGKLSLLFADPEADNGSLIG from the coding sequence GTGACCGAACAAACAAAACCAACTTATTATATTACAACGCCAATTTATTATCCAAGTGGTAAATTACATATTGGTAATGCCTATTCAACTTTAGCGTGCGATGCGATGGCACGTTACAAACGCTTAATGGATTTTGACGTCTTTTTCTTAACTGGAACTGATGAACATGGACAAAAAATCGAAGCAAAAGCTGATGAATTAGGAATTGAGCCACAAACTTATGTAGATAATATGGCTGAATCAATTAAAGCATTATGGAAATCATTAGAAATTACTAATGATGCATTTATTAGAACAACAGATGATTATCATGAAAAAGCAACTCAAGCAATTTTTGAACGCTTACTTGAACAAGGTGATATCTATCTAGGTGAATATTCTGGATGGTACTCAGTGAGCGATGAAGAATACTTTACAGAGAGTCAATTAACTGAAGTATACCGCGATGAAAAAGGTAACATGACAGGTGGGGTAGCACCATCTGGACACGAAGTTGAATTGGTTAAAGAAGAATCTTATTTTTTCAAATTAAGTAACTATGCAGAGCGATTAGAAGCTTACTACGATGCTCATCCAGAATTTTTACAACCCGCATTTCGTAAGACTGAAATGGTGAATAATTTCATCAAACCAGGCTTGGAAGATTTAGCTGTATCTAGAACATCGTTTACATGGGGAGTACCGGTTAAATCGGATCCTAAGCATGTAATTTATGTATGGATTGATGCATTATCAAATTATATTACGGCCCTTGGCTATGGAAGTGAAGATAACAGTAAATTTAATCACTATTGGCCAGCGGATGTACATGTCATTGGGAAAGATATTTCACGTTTCCATATGATTTATTGGCCAGTATTATTAATGGCGTTAGACATTCCATTACCTAAGAAAGTTTTTGCTCATGGATGGCTATTAATGAAAGATGGTAAAATGTCTAAATCTAAAGGTAATGTCATTTATCCTGATATTTTAATTGATCGTTACGGCTTAGATGCGACACGTTTTTATCTATTAAGAGAAATGACACAAGGTAACGATACTGTATTTACGCCAGAAGATTTTGTTAACCATATTAACTTTGAATTAGCAAATGACTTAGGAAACTTATTAAACCGTACGATTGCAATGATGAACAAATATTTTGATGGCGAAATCCCAACAGATTTAAAAGGCTTTGAAAATACTAACTTCGATTCATCAATGGAAGCTTTTATTGAAAAAGAAATAGCTGACTATCATGAATCTATGGATAACTTAGCATTTAACTCAGCTTTAAACAATGTTATGACTGTTGTCTCACGTACGAATAAATATATCGATGAAACAATGCCTTGGACGCTAGCCAAAGAAGAAGCTACTCGCGCTCAATTAGCATCAGTAATGTATCACTTAGCGGATTCATTGCGCGTAGTTGCTCATTTATTACGTCCGTTTATGCCGAATTCGCCTGCTCAAATATTCGAACAATTAGGCATGCCTACTGAAAATGATCGATTACTAACAAAACTCGCTTTAAACCAAGTTCCGGACAATACAACGGTCATTAAAAAAGGTGTTCCGATTTTCCCGCGTCTTGATACAGAAGAAGAGATTGAATTCATTCAAGAAGCAATGGGTGGAAAATCAAGTAATGAATCAACCGGTAAAGTAGACGATGCAGATTGGGATCCAGAATCAGTTGAATTAGTACATGAAGAAACTGAATCAGTTGAGTTTCCGGATTTTATTAAGACAGAAATGAAAGTTGCTGAAGTGATTGATGTTGCACAAGTAGACGGATCAAATAAGCTACTTAGATTCCGCTTAGATGCTGGAGATAAAGGTCATCGTCAGATTCTATCTGGAATTGCTAAATATTACCCAGACCATGAATCTTTAATTGGTAAGAAAGTTATCGTGGTAGCGAACCTGAAACCACGTAAGATGATGGGATATATTAGTCAAGGAATGATACTTTCAGCAGAATCAAATGGTAAGTTATCATTGTTATTCGCTGACCCTGAAGCTGACAATGGAAGTTTAATCGGATAA